A region of the Longimicrobium sp. genome:
GAAAGGCTGCGCCCCAGCGCCACGTCGATGGCGGCGATCTTCCGCACGGTGTCGAAGATGGATTCCGACACCGAGAAGCGGATCGTGCTCGCGTCGGCCGCCGCGCACCAGCCGATCGATGGGTCGGTGCGCGAGGCGTACATGGCCGCCGCCAACTCCATCGGCTCGGAGACGGACCGGCGGCTGGCGCTCTCCGCGCTGCTGGGTCGCGCGGCGGCCAACACTTCCGCCGCCCCGGCCGTGCCCCGCGCCACGCCGGCTTCCGCGGGTGGCGTGTGGAACACCACCACCGAGCTCAAGGGCGACCACAACGGCCGGACCGCGTACGAGCTGAACGTGCGCGCCCGCAACGTGCGCCTGAACCGCGCGGGTACCGACGTGGCCGAGGTGCTCCCCGGCGGCGTGCTCGAGATCGAGCACACCCGTCACGACGGCGATACGGAGCCGGATCCGCTGCTCACCGGTGCCTCCGTCACGCGCAGCCTGAGCGTGCGCCGCGGCCCGGATGGCGGGCTGGTCCGCACCTATCGCGTAAACGGCGTCGAGCGCGCCTTCGGCAGCGAAGGGCGTACCTGGCTCGCGGGCGTCCTCAACCGCGTTCACTAGGCCCCTCGGAACGCGCAGTAGATCCTTCGCTCCGCGCCAGAGGGTGGAGAACGGGAGAGGACGGTGCGGCGCGTCGCTCAGGATGACAAAAAGGGGGAGTGACGCCTCCGTTCAGTTTGTCATCCTGAGAGAGCCGCCCACCGGATGACCGCGTTCCATCGGACTCCGGCGGCGATCGAAAGGATCTAGCCGGCGAGGCAAGAGGCCCGGGTGCGACGAGCGATGTACGATGCGAAGTGCTGAAATTTCACCACTTGAAACGCCTAAACCGGAGGGAACGATGCCCCGAACGACCCTGAGCCTGAGCTGCGGCGCTCTGCTGCTGGCCCTTCTCGCCACGCCGGGCGCGGCGCAGCAGCGTCACGTGACCGTGAACAACAGCAACTGGACGCACACCTCCATCGACGGCGGCCAGCGGCTGGAGATCCGCGCGACCGGCGACGTGGAGCTGAACGACGAGGGCGACTGGGTGGAGTCCCTCCCCGCGGGCGGGCGGCTGGTGGTGGAGGAGGAGGGGCGCGGACCCGACCGGCGCGCGGAGTTCCGTCCCGAGGGAAGCGGCGTGCGCGTTCTGTACTTCGTGGACGGGCGGGAGCGCGCCATGGACGCCGAAGGGCAGGCGTGGATCCGCCGCACGCTAGGCGACGCGGCGCGCGAGGGCGGGCTGGGCGCGGAACGGCGGGTGCGGCGCATCCGGGCGCGGCGCGGCGTGGGCGGCGTGCTGGAGGAGATCGGCCGCGTTCGGAGCGACTCCGGCAGGCGGCTCTACTTCCGCGCCCTCTTCGACGGCGAGCCGATGCGCGACGACGAGTACGCGCGCGCCCTCCGCGAAGTCGGGCGCATCCGCTCCGACTCAGAGAAGCGGCTGGTGCTGTCCGGCGCGACGGACGCGGCGCGCGGCGGCAGGCGCCTGGCCGCGCTCCTGGAGGCGGCGGGAACGATCGATTCGGACGCCGAGACGCGCCTGGTGCTGACACGGGTCCTCGAGCGCCACACCCTGGAAGACGGCGACACGCGCCAGGCCTTCTTCACCGCGGTCGACGGGATCGGGTCGGACTCGGAGCGGCGGCTGGTGCTCACCCGCCTCATCCAGCGCGGGACGCCGTCGCGCGCGGTGCTGGTGGGGGCGCTACGCTCCGCCGGCCAGATCCGTTCGGACGCGGAGAAGCGGCTGGTGCTGATGCAGGTGCCCGTCGCGCGGCTGGAGGACGACGGCATCTCCCACGCCTTCATGGACGTCACGCGCACCATCCGGTCAGACTCGGAGCGCGCGCTCGTCCTTCGCCACCTGGCCCGGAGCGGCCGATGATCCTCCGTCTCGCCCCTCTTGTCTGCGCGGTGCTGCTGGCGGCGCCCGCGCTCGCGCAGACGGACAGCGTACGCGTGGGACGCAAGGAGGCGCGTGCGGTGCGCGTGACCGGCGCCGCGCCGGTGCTGGATGGGCGGCTGGATGACGCGGCGTGGGCGCTGGCGCCCGTCCTCAGCGACTTCGTGCAGAAGCAGCCGAAGGAGGGCGCCGAGCCCACCGAGCGCACCGAGGTGAGGTTCGTGTACGACGCGGAGGCGCTGTACGTGGGGGCGCGGATGCACAAGCGCGACCCGCGCGCCATCCAGGCCCCGGTCAGCCGCCGCGACGACGGCAACCAGGCGGAGCACCTGTGGATCTCGCTCGACACGTACCTGGACCGCCGCACAGCGTACAGCTTCGGCGTGACGGCGGCCGGCACGCGCATCGACTGGTACCACCCCACGGACGACGAGAACGACACCGACGGATCGTTCGATCCGGTGTGGACCGCCCGCGTCGCCCGCGATTCGCTGGGGTGGACGGCGGAGATGCGCATCCCGTTCAGCCAGCTGCGCTTCACGGCGGGCTCGGTGCAGCGCTGGGGGCTGAACCTGGACCGCTGGAACCCGGCCACCAAGGAGGACGTGTTCTGGGTACCCATCCCCAGCCAGGAGCGGGCGTGGGCGTCGCGCTTCGGCGACCTGGTCGGGATCGAGGGCGTGCGCCCCTCGCGCCGCGTGGAGCTGATGCCGTACGTGGCCGCCGGGGGCACCTTCCACGCCGCCCCGGGTGAGGGGAATCCGTTCGACGACGGCAGCAGCCTGGAAGCGCGCGTGGGCGGCGACCTCAAGATGGGGCTCGGGCCCGCGCTGACGCTGGAGGCGACCGTCAATCCCGACTTCGGCCAGGTGGAAGCCGATCCCGCGGAGGTGAACCTGTCCGCGTTCGAGACCTTTTTCGCGGAGCGGCGACCCTTCTTCATCGAGGGAAGCCAGCTCCTGGCGGGGCGGGGGCCGGAGTACTTCTACTCGCGACGCATCGGCGCCGCGCCGTCGGGCGATGCATCGGGCGATTACGTGGACTTCCCCGGCACCAGCACCATCCTGGGCGCGGGAAAGCTGACGGGGCGGCTGCGCGGCGGCACCTCCATCGGCGTGCTGGCGGCGGTCACGGGCAGGGAGCACGCGCGCACCTTCACCACCCAGAGCGGCGAGTTCCAGCGCGTCTCCGTCGCGCCGACGACGGCGTTCGGGGTGGCGCGGGTGCAGCGGCAGTTCGGAAAGGCGCAGTCCACCGCGGGCGTCAGCTTCACCGGCGTGGGGCGCGCGCTGGACTCGGAGAGCCCGCTCGCCGAGCTCCTCCACCGGCAGGCGTTCGCGGGCGGCGCCGACTGGAACCTGCGCTTCAAGGGCGGCGAGTACTCGCTGAACGGCTATCTGGGATTCAGCCACGTCTCCGGCGATTCCGCGGCGCTGCTTGGAACGCAGCTCTCCAGCGCGCGCTACTTCGCCCGGCCGGACGCGGACTACGTGCGCCTGGACCCGCTGCGCACCGCCCTGGCCGGGTGGACGGGCTCGGTGGGCGTGGCGCGCAACAGCGGCCGCCACTGGC
Encoded here:
- a CDS encoding DUF5916 domain-containing protein, translated to MILRLAPLVCAVLLAAPALAQTDSVRVGRKEARAVRVTGAAPVLDGRLDDAAWALAPVLSDFVQKQPKEGAEPTERTEVRFVYDAEALYVGARMHKRDPRAIQAPVSRRDDGNQAEHLWISLDTYLDRRTAYSFGVTAAGTRIDWYHPTDDENDTDGSFDPVWTARVARDSLGWTAEMRIPFSQLRFTAGSVQRWGLNLDRWNPATKEDVFWVPIPSQERAWASRFGDLVGIEGVRPSRRVELMPYVAAGGTFHAAPGEGNPFDDGSSLEARVGGDLKMGLGPALTLEATVNPDFGQVEADPAEVNLSAFETFFAERRPFFIEGSQLLAGRGPEYFYSRRIGAAPSGDASGDYVDFPGTSTILGAGKLTGRLRGGTSIGVLAAVTGREHARTFTTQSGEFQRVSVAPTTAFGVARVQRQFGKAQSTAGVSFTGVGRALDSESPLAELLHRQAFAGGADWNLRFKGGEYSLNGYLGFSHVSGDSAALLGTQLSSARYFARPDADYVRLDPLRTALAGWTGSVGVARNSGRHWLWDGSLSATSPGFEVNDAGAQGTADDVFGYARVRYRETKPGPYFRSYSIALSTENLWNFGGVRNFSALRTDTRLTFKNYWETLLTGWVDLRSQSDDLTRGGPLMGTGQAWVTIVDVYNSSASRTGLRGRIYYGESELGERTYRLLSTYSMRPSPRWRFSMTPNYLRTTNPRQYITTRAGGTEATYGKRYVFSTIDRSTFTTQLRLTYSFTPELSLEGYAEPFAASGRYHDYGELPAARSRELRRYGTDGTRVDTLEDGTLRVTEGTSTFTIAPRDFNVRSFRSNAVLRWEWRPGSTLFAVWQQDRFAREREGSIVGPGDLLETLNTAGDNILALKVTYWLPVR